One genomic region from Microscilla marina ATCC 23134 encodes:
- a CDS encoding GNAT family N-acetyltransferase, translating into MIKITNNLILHEIGISDNPTLLRLMHHVYPQAYQHLWKDQGTHYINTIYGLENFQQELQDPDSLYCFVVYDETIVGILRLLDNASLVDLPNEPATKLHRIYIDNNVRGKGIGKALIDWTTQRAAKQGHTIVWLEAMDTQEVAIGFYEKQGFSISGKGRLELDLLYPHLRGMYRMWKHAIKII; encoded by the coding sequence TTGATAAAAATAACAAATAACCTGATTCTCCATGAAATTGGTATCAGTGACAACCCTACCTTATTACGCCTGATGCACCATGTGTATCCGCAGGCTTACCAACACCTTTGGAAAGACCAGGGTACACACTATATAAATACTATTTATGGACTGGAAAACTTCCAACAGGAACTACAAGACCCTGACTCTTTGTATTGTTTTGTAGTGTATGATGAAACAATAGTAGGCATATTACGCTTGCTAGACAACGCTTCTTTAGTTGATTTACCAAACGAACCTGCTACCAAGTTACACCGAATCTATATAGACAATAATGTAAGGGGAAAAGGTATAGGTAAAGCCCTCATAGACTGGACCACCCAAAGGGCAGCAAAACAAGGGCACACTATAGTATGGTTAGAAGCTATGGACACACAAGAGGTAGCCATTGGCTTTTACGAAAAACAAGGGTTTAGTATTTCAGGTAAAGGTAGGCTAGAACTTGATTTATTGTACCCTCACCTTAGGGGAATGTATAGAATGTGGAAACACGCCATTAAGATTATATAA
- a CDS encoding Rid family detoxifying hydrolase — MARTVITTADAPAPVGPYNQAILVNGTLYVSGQVALIDGKVIEGSIEDETHAVMKNLGAVLKAANMDYSNIAKCSIFVKDLNNFGRINEVYGSYFGEDAPARETVEVSRLPKDVNVEISCVAIQ, encoded by the coding sequence ATGGCTAGAACTGTTATCACAACTGCCGATGCACCTGCTCCAGTAGGACCTTACAACCAAGCAATTTTAGTAAATGGCACTTTGTATGTTTCAGGACAGGTAGCGCTGATAGATGGAAAAGTAATAGAGGGCAGCATAGAGGATGAAACCCACGCAGTAATGAAGAACCTTGGGGCAGTACTCAAAGCAGCTAATATGGACTATTCTAATATTGCCAAATGCTCTATTTTTGTAAAAGACCTGAATAACTTTGGTCGTATTAATGAAGTTTATGGTAGTTATTTTGGTGAAGATGCACCAGCCCGCGAAACGGTAGAGGTAAGCCGACTACCCAAGGATGTCAATGTGGAAATATCTTGCGTTGCCATACAATAG
- a CDS encoding NAD-dependent epimerase/dehydratase family protein, with the protein MTTKENILVIGACGQLGTELTVALRNIYGEHHVVATDIHCADPAFKEQGIFEELNAMDGKKMAELVNKYQITQIYHLAAMLSAKGEQNPLFAWKLNMESLLNVLEIAREKQLNKIYFPSSIGVFGFDTPKQNTPQQTIINPTTVYGISKQAGEHWCNYYFDKFGVDARCLRYPGLISYNALPGGGTTDYAVDIFYKALENNAYECFLSEDTYLPMMYMPDAVKGTLDLMHAPANQIKTRTGYNLAAISFSPKEITQAIQKHIPAFTISYKPDGRQQIADSWPDSIDDTQSRQDWGWQHQYNLATMVEDMLVNLKKKVVLA; encoded by the coding sequence ATGACTACTAAGGAAAATATTTTAGTAATTGGCGCATGTGGACAATTAGGCACGGAGTTGACGGTTGCTTTAAGAAACATTTATGGTGAACACCATGTGGTGGCTACTGATATTCACTGTGCTGATCCTGCATTTAAAGAACAGGGTATTTTTGAAGAACTGAACGCAATGGATGGCAAAAAAATGGCTGAGTTGGTAAACAAATACCAAATTACTCAAATTTACCACCTGGCAGCAATGCTGTCTGCCAAAGGTGAACAAAACCCCTTGTTTGCCTGGAAACTCAACATGGAAAGCCTACTCAATGTATTGGAGATTGCCCGCGAAAAACAACTCAACAAAATATATTTTCCGAGTTCTATTGGGGTGTTTGGTTTTGATACTCCCAAACAAAATACTCCTCAACAAACCATCATCAACCCTACTACAGTGTATGGTATTAGTAAACAAGCCGGCGAACATTGGTGTAACTATTACTTCGACAAGTTTGGAGTAGATGCCCGTTGTTTGCGTTACCCTGGGTTGATTAGTTACAACGCTTTGCCAGGAGGAGGCACCACCGACTATGCTGTGGATATTTTTTATAAAGCCCTGGAAAACAATGCCTATGAGTGCTTCTTGTCTGAAGACACTTACCTACCTATGATGTATATGCCTGATGCTGTAAAAGGAACCTTGGATTTGATGCATGCTCCTGCCAATCAAATCAAGACACGTACAGGCTATAACCTGGCAGCTATCAGCTTTTCTCCTAAAGAAATCACTCAGGCTATTCAGAAGCATATTCCAGCGTTTACCATAAGTTATAAACCCGACGGACGCCAGCAAATAGCTGACTCTTGGCCAGATAGCATTGATGATACTCAATCGCGTCAGGATTGGGGATGGCAGCACCAATATAATTTGGCAACTATGGTAGAAGATATGCTGGTAAATCTCAAAAAAAAAGTAGTTTTGGCATAG